From a single Peromyscus maniculatus bairdii isolate BWxNUB_F1_BW_parent chromosome 4, HU_Pman_BW_mat_3.1, whole genome shotgun sequence genomic region:
- the C4H15orf62 gene encoding uncharacterized protein C15orf62 homolog, mitochondrial, with product METWRKGSFRNASFFKRLTLGRPRPRLRRQGSILSQASTAAGDHEEYSNREVIRELRGRPDGRRLPLWGDEHPRATLLAPPKPPRLYRESSSCPNILEPPAAYTAAYSATLPSAISLTGPFHRGSEEDLVDTPHFPRTPTPDLNDPFFSFKVDLGISLLEEVLEMLREQFPGEPHF from the coding sequence ATGGAGACTTGGCGGAAAGGTTCCTTCCGCAATGCCTCCTTCTTCAAGAGACTAACCCTGGGGCGGCCGCGGCCCCGACTCCGGCGGCAGGGCAGCATACTCAGCCAGGCCAGCACTGCTGCTGGTGACCATGAAGAGTACAGCAACCGAGAGGTCATCCGGGAACTGCGAGGGAGGCCAGATGGCCGGCGTCTGCCCTTGTGGGGGGATGAGCATCCCCGAGCCACCCTGCTGGCCCCACCCAAGCCCCCGCGtctctacagagagagctccagttGCCCCAACATTCTGGAGCCCCCAGCAGCCTACACAGCTGCCTACTCGGCCACCCTGCCCTCAGCAATCTCCCTGACAGGCCCTTTCCACCGGGGCTCAGAGGAGGACCTTGTGGACACTCCCCATTTCCCGAGGACACCTACTCCGGACCTCAACgaccctttcttttccttcaaagtgGACCTGGGAATTTCACTTCTGGAGGAAGTTCTAGAGATGCTAAGGGAGCAGTTCCCTGGTGAGCCCCACTTCTGA